The sequence below is a genomic window from Cobetia sp. cqz5-12.
TGGTCGAACTGGTGGGCGGCGAGCACACCTCTCCGGCACTGCTGGAAGGTGCCCGTGACGACTATCAAGCACTGGCCATGCGTCCGCTGATCGTGCGTCGCGAGATCGAAGGTCACATCGCGGACCGCCTGATGGAAGCGCTCTGGCGTGAAGCCCTGCACCTGGTCAACGATGGCGTCGCCACCACCGAAGAGATCGACGCGGCTGTCGTCTATGGCTGTGGTCTGCGCTGGTCACTGATGGGCACCTTCCTGACCTTCCACCTCGCCGGCGGCGAGCCGGGCATGCGTCACATGCTCGAACAGTTCGGCCCGGCCCTGAAACTGCCGTGGACCAAACTCGAAGCGCCGGAGCTGACCGACGAGCTGATCGACAAGGTCGTGGAAGGCTGCGAATACCAGGCGGCAGGTCGCCCGGTTGCCGAGCTGGATCGTCGTCGCGATGACTTCCTGGTCGAGCTCTTGAGCCTGACCCGCAAGTACTGGCCGGAAGCCGAAGGCCTTGAGGGACGTATCTGATGGACCTGCTCGAGATCACGGTGCCGCATGAGTGGGTCGACTACAACGGCCACATGAACGATGCCGAATACGCGCGCGCCTTTTCGATGGCCGTCGAAGCGCTGATGGAGCACGTGGGCCTGGATGCCGACGGTCGTCGCGAACACGACCTGACCATCTACACCCTGGAGACGCATCTGTGCTATCTGGCGGAAGCGCACGAAGGCCAGACACTCAAGGTCAAGGTGCTGCTGCTGGACCATGACGCCAAGCGTCAACACGTGCTGTTCACTCTGACCGATGCCGACGGCGGCGAGATTGCCACCAGCGAGCAGATGTTGATGGCGATGAGCATCAGTGGCGGTCGTCCGACGCCCTGCCCGGAATCGGTAGCGGAGCGCATCGCCGCCCTGCCCCAACCGGCTGGAGAGGATGACTGGCCCAAGGCGGCCGGCCGCCGTATCGGGATCCGTCGCAAGACGGCCTGACACGGGCGCACCGATATTGCCAAGGGATAGACCGACACCCCGTCAGTTGCTGGCGGGGTGTTATCGTATGCATGACCTTTTCTTTTTCAGGCTGAATATCATGACAACAGAGACGCTTTCCCCGCTGCGCTGCCATGACTTCATCGAGGCGTTCTCGCAAGGCATGGCGGAACTCGAAGGGCTGTCGGTCGCCGAGAGTCGCCCCTTCTGCGAAGCGCTCTACGCGCGACTGGCCGCACCACTCGCAGATGGCGTCACGACAAGCGACGAGACACTGCATTCCGATGATGGCCACGTCATTGCTTTACGACGTTTCCGTCCGACGCTTGATGAGCCGCGCAAGGACGGCTGTGTCGTCTACTTGCATGGTGGCAGCTGGCAGATAGGCTCACTGGATAGCCATCAAGGGGTAGCCTCGAGCCTGGCAGCACTGCTCAATCGGGAAGTGATCAGCGTGGATTACCGGCTGCTGCCGGAAGCCTCCTACCAACAGGCGCTGATGGACTGTGATGTTGCCGTGCGCAAGCTGGCGCCTGTCGCGATAGTCGGTGATAGCGCCGGGGGGCGTCTGGTGATGGATGTCTCACGCCTGCATCACGAGACACGCTCTCCCCATGTGCTCGGCCTCATCTACCCGCCACTCGACCCGATCATGCAAATCACCACGGATGATCTGACCACGCTCGGGCCGACGGCGCCATTGCTCAGCCGTGAAGAAATCGTCGGCATGTGGCAGCTGGTGGCCCAGGGCGATCCCTCACGCAGCTACCTCATGACGCCGCCTCACTCTCGTCAGGCACCGGCGCAGGTCATCGAAGTGC
It includes:
- a CDS encoding thioesterase family protein; the encoded protein is MDLLEITVPHEWVDYNGHMNDAEYARAFSMAVEALMEHVGLDADGRREHDLTIYTLETHLCYLAEAHEGQTLKVKVLLLDHDAKRQHVLFTLTDADGGEIATSEQMLMAMSISGGRPTPCPESVAERIAALPQPAGEDDWPKAAGRRIGIRRKTA
- a CDS encoding L-carnitine dehydrogenase, yielding MSQLSVVGTGVIGNGWISRALANGWDVVAFDPAPDAEARTRAFVENAWHALEKDGLAEGASVERLRFAATLEEAVVGADLIQENVPERLPLKQEILSAIDAAAEEHVVIGSSTSGFKPTDLQQNCKKAPGRVIVAHPFNPVYLLPLVELVGGEHTSPALLEGARDDYQALAMRPLIVRREIEGHIADRLMEALWREALHLVNDGVATTEEIDAAVVYGCGLRWSLMGTFLTFHLAGGEPGMRHMLEQFGPALKLPWTKLEAPELTDELIDKVVEGCEYQAAGRPVAELDRRRDDFLVELLSLTRKYWPEAEGLEGRI
- a CDS encoding alpha/beta hydrolase fold domain-containing protein translates to MTTETLSPLRCHDFIEAFSQGMAELEGLSVAESRPFCEALYARLAAPLADGVTTSDETLHSDDGHVIALRRFRPTLDEPRKDGCVVYLHGGSWQIGSLDSHQGVASSLAALLNREVISVDYRLLPEASYQQALMDCDVAVRKLAPVAIVGDSAGGRLVMDVSRLHHETRSPHVLGLIYPPLDPIMQITTDDLTTLGPTAPLLSREEIVGMWQLVAQGDPSRSYLMTPPHSRQAPAQVIEVLSVEHDPLTAPLETAVATWKAQGAEVGYHCATGMVHAALHAHHELPEMGIAWQAFCHALDRRLCALD